The genome window TTTTCCCGCCATTCACGAGACAAATCCATAATCCCCTGGCCACAGGTCACAACGAAGAACGCCACGAAATCCCGTTTTCCAGTTGAACCGGGTCGAACAAAATCCGCTAGACACAACCCCTCTCCCGAGGACTGGCGGGGGAATGAAAAAGTCGTTAGGGGCTCGACGGTTCCCGGGGAATCGTAGACGCGCAAATCGTCCCCGGCACTTTCGGCCGAGACAAATCGCCAGGTGGCTTTGGGTTTGATGAGTCCCTTGGCTATAATTTCGTCTTGAAGCGAAGTGACGTCTTGATGTAGTTTGATCGCTTTTTCGTCCCCAGCGTCCAAAAGTTTTTGGATGGTGCCACGCAATCCCAGGTGTTTTCCATACAACATGACGGGGTTAATGTACCGAAAAATGTCTTCCACTCTAAAATCGTCCAACACATGAAGTTTCAGGTCCGGAGGCGTAGGCGACGTTTCACCGTGAGAAATAATCGCTCGGGGTCCGGCGGGCTTCGGGGTCGCAGCGACAGCCCCCTCACGAAGATCCTCCTGGCGAACCCGGTTGGCCTTCACAAGCGTCTCCCGAGTTTCTTTCCCCATCAGCCGGTTGGCTAAATCCAACCCCGCCATGGCGTCTTTCGCGTAAAAGACGTCCCCGCCTCCATAGGAAGGGGCGATCTTCGTGGAGGTGAATTTTTCTGAAAGAGCGGCGCCCCCGACCAACACGGGGAGTTGAACCCCCGCGTTTTTCATGTCTTCTGCCGTGGCCACCATCTGCTGGGCTGATTTGACCAATAACCCTGAAAGCCCCACCATATCGGGCCGATGTTCCTTCACCGCGCGAATCAAATCTTCCGGCGGGCATTTGATCCCCAAATCCACAACGCGGAACCCATTATTTTTTAGAATGATGTGGACTAGGTTTTTCCCAATGTCGTGGACATCGCCTTTTACCGTTGCCAAAAGCAGTGTTCCTCGCGATGCGGCGTCGGCCTTATCCATTTTGGGTTCCAGGTGAGCCACCGCCGCCTTCATGACCTCGGCCGATTGGAGGACCTCGGCCACGATCAATTCGTTCTTGGCGAAAAGACGACCCACGGCATCCATCCCCTTCATGAGCGGCCCGTTCACAATGGCCAGGGGTTTTTCCCCCTTTTCCAAGAGAGCCTCCAAATCCGGGATCAACCCTTCTTTTGAGCCTTCCAAGACGTTTTGGGCGATACGTTCTTCCGGAGTTCCCAACCGAACGGGCGCCGCTTTTTGAACAGCGGCTTTACCGCGAAAATGGGCGGTGAAGACCTCCACGGCCGACCGGGATTCTTCGGGCCCCGCAAACAGGACCGCCCGGGCCAAAGCAATTTCTTCTTTCGGGATGGACGCGTATCGGGCTAATTTTTCCGCGTTCACGATGGCGAAGTCCAACCCCGCTTGGACACATTCATGAAGGAAAACAGCGTTCAACACTTCCCGGCCCGATTCCGGAAGGCCGAAGGAAACGTTGCTGATCCCCAAAATCGTTTTACATTGGGGGAACGCTTCTTTGATCAACCGCACCCCTTCAATGGTCTCCCGAGAAGCCCCAATGTAATTTTTGTCCCCCGTGGCTGCGGGGAAAACCAGAGGATCAAAGACAATGTCCTCAGGGGCAAGCCCGTATTTCCCGGTCAAAAGATCAAAGGACCGCTTGGCAACACTACGTTTTCGCTCGCGAGTCACCGCCATCCCCTGGGCCTTATCTTCGTCGATACACCCCACCACCACCGCGGCCCCGTAATTTCGCAAGAGAGGGGTCACGCTCGCAAAGCGCTCTTCCCCATCTTCCAAGTTGATGGAATTGATAACGGCCCGTCCCGGACAAAGTTTAAGAGCGGCCTCCATCACCGCTGTGTCCGTGCTATCAATCATGAGGGGCGTCTTAACTTTTTTAGTTAAAAATCCTAAAAACTCCACTAAATCCGACTGTTCGTTTCGGTCCGGATTGGCCAAGCAGACGTCGATGATTTGGGCTCCTGCCCGAGCCTGGCGTCGCCCGATCTCCGAGGCTTCTTCAAAGGCCCCCGCCACGATCATTTCCTTAAACTTACGACTCCCAATCACGTTGGTCCGTTCGCCCACTATCACCGGGCGCATCTCATCGGTCACCACGAGAGGATCCAACCCGGAAAGCGAAAAACGCGATCCCCCTCCCGGAC of Elusimicrobiota bacterium contains these proteins:
- the metH gene encoding methionine synthase, producing the protein MNDLERLIQEKILVLDGAMGTALQKMNLTAEDFGGPSFEGCNENLVLTKPDAISAVHESYLKAGADIIETNSFGSTPIVLAEYDLENKALEISRLSARLAKKMAHQYSTATKPRFVAGSVGPTTKSLSLTGGATFEELVDNFRVQGIGLLEGGVDLFLVETAQDSLNIKAALIGLDRAMAEAGRRVPVSVSATIELMGSTLGGQGIEALYYSFQQRNLFSLGINCATGPDFMTDHIRSLSEICRWGVSCYPNAGLPDEEGRYNETPEMITQKLERFVDNGWVNLLGGCCGTTDEHIRLISQMVEGKKPRRPGGGSRFSLSGLDPLVVTDEMRPVIVGERTNVIGSRKFKEMIVAGAFEEASEIGRRQARAGAQIIDVCLANPDRNEQSDLVEFLGFLTKKVKTPLMIDSTDTAVMEAALKLCPGRAVINSINLEDGEERFASVTPLLRNYGAAVVVGCIDEDKAQGMAVTRERKRSVAKRSFDLLTGKYGLAPEDIVFDPLVFPAATGDKNYIGASRETIEGVRLIKEAFPQCKTILGISNVSFGLPESGREVLNAVFLHECVQAGLDFAIVNAEKLARYASIPKEEIALARAVLFAGPEESRSAVEVFTAHFRGKAAVQKAAPVRLGTPEERIAQNVLEGSKEGLIPDLEALLEKGEKPLAIVNGPLMKGMDAVGRLFAKNELIVAEVLQSAEVMKAAVAHLEPKMDKADAASRGTLLLATVKGDVHDIGKNLVHIILKNNGFRVVDLGIKCPPEDLIRAVKEHRPDMVGLSGLLVKSAQQMVATAEDMKNAGVQLPVLVGGAALSEKFTSTKIAPSYGGGDVFYAKDAMAGLDLANRLMGKETRETLVKANRVRQEDLREGAVAATPKPAGPRAIISHGETSPTPPDLKLHVLDDFRVEDIFRYINPVMLYGKHLGLRGTIQKLLDAGDEKAIKLHQDVTSLQDEIIAKGLIKPKATWRFVSAESAGDDLRVYDSPGTVEPLTTFSFPRQSSGEGLCLADFVRPGSTGKRDFVAFFVVTCGQGIMDLSREWREKGDYLKSHAIQSIAIESAEAFAELLHERLRAMWGFPDASTLTLSDRFQSRYRGTRVSFGYPACPALEDQEKLFHLLKPSSIGVTLTENHMMEPEASVSALVFHHPQSRYFSVGE